A window of the Bacillus sp. A301a_S52 genome harbors these coding sequences:
- a CDS encoding glycoside hydrolase family 32 protein: MKKIIGISSMLTVLITISIFYYFGDTSKNISYDIENPGFETGDLSGWEIVEGDAFQDENVTEQNTYWDEDIPFEHEGDYHVWGFLGEDEETNPDERTGVMKSSHFLLSGTGEVNFLISGGEDEHHLYVALVQAEDEKVLMKATGHQSETYRRVVWDASDYIGEEVYIKVVDQATGDFGHLNVDDFRVHVKEGESKKTADMELDKKEELERDSFRPHYHFTAEENWLNDPNGMVYYEGEYHLFYQHNPEDNVWGPMHWGHAISEDLVHWEHQDIALYPDENGTIFSGSAVVDEHDTSGLFNGETGLVAIFTYDDEGYQTQGIAYSHDNGRTWEKYEGNPVLDMPEEVDDFRDPNVFWYEDHETWVMALAAGQHVYFYQSHNLIDWVFTGEFGGEGALDGVWECPELFEMSVDGNVDETKWVLQVSVIDGGPAGGSGMQYFIGDFNGETFVNENAEDHVLWTDYGADYYAAVSWSDVPDGRQVWLGWMNNWQYAEATPTDTWRGAMSLPRDLSLTRTEDGLRVVQEPAKELKALQGEGQHWTNEIVSEGTGLLQNVQGDSVEIIAEFEVNDQTTATEFGLEVHKGEHEQTTVGYDVHHAHLFVDRSESGETNLHHLFGDRQHAPMSPMNETVKIHIFVDRSSVEVFGNNGTTVFTNQVFPTENHSDIDIYVQGGDVTLRSLHIYPLGAASFTSFPEGP; the protein is encoded by the coding sequence TTGAAGAAGATTATCGGTATTAGTTCTATGCTGACTGTATTAATCACAATTTCTATATTCTACTATTTTGGAGATACAAGTAAAAATATCTCTTATGATATTGAGAATCCCGGCTTCGAAACAGGAGACTTATCCGGATGGGAAATTGTTGAAGGCGATGCTTTTCAGGATGAAAATGTAACAGAACAGAATACATATTGGGATGAAGATATTCCTTTTGAACATGAAGGGGATTATCATGTATGGGGATTTCTCGGAGAAGATGAAGAAACAAATCCGGATGAACGGACAGGTGTTATGAAGTCGAGTCATTTCCTATTGTCAGGTACAGGGGAAGTTAATTTCCTCATATCAGGTGGGGAAGATGAGCATCACTTATATGTTGCACTTGTTCAGGCAGAGGATGAAAAGGTGTTGATGAAGGCGACTGGACATCAATCTGAGACGTATAGAAGGGTCGTCTGGGACGCATCCGACTATATTGGAGAAGAGGTCTACATCAAAGTGGTCGATCAAGCGACAGGTGATTTTGGTCATCTTAATGTCGACGATTTCCGAGTCCATGTGAAAGAAGGAGAATCGAAAAAAACGGCGGATATGGAGCTGGATAAGAAGGAAGAGCTTGAACGTGATTCTTTCCGCCCACACTACCATTTTACAGCGGAAGAAAATTGGCTGAATGATCCAAACGGTATGGTGTACTACGAAGGTGAATACCACCTTTTCTATCAACACAATCCGGAAGACAATGTATGGGGCCCGATGCATTGGGGCCATGCGATCAGTGAGGACTTGGTCCATTGGGAACATCAAGATATTGCGCTTTATCCAGATGAGAATGGTACGATCTTTTCCGGCAGTGCTGTGGTTGATGAACATGATACGAGTGGTCTTTTTAATGGTGAAACCGGCCTGGTGGCCATCTTTACCTATGATGATGAAGGTTATCAAACACAGGGTATTGCCTATAGTCATGACAACGGACGCACGTGGGAGAAGTATGAAGGCAATCCAGTACTTGACATGCCGGAAGAGGTCGATGATTTCCGTGACCCTAACGTTTTCTGGTATGAAGATCATGAGACATGGGTAATGGCGTTGGCAGCGGGGCAGCATGTTTATTTTTATCAGTCCCATAACTTGATCGATTGGGTGTTTACCGGTGAATTCGGCGGAGAAGGTGCCCTAGATGGGGTATGGGAGTGTCCGGAGTTGTTTGAAATGTCCGTTGACGGGAATGTGGATGAAACCAAATGGGTTCTGCAAGTGAGTGTCATCGATGGAGGACCTGCCGGTGGTTCTGGCATGCAATATTTCATAGGAGATTTTAATGGAGAGACATTTGTTAATGAAAATGCAGAAGATCACGTGTTATGGACAGACTACGGTGCCGATTATTATGCGGCCGTTTCTTGGAGCGACGTTCCTGACGGGCGTCAAGTGTGGCTCGGATGGATGAACAACTGGCAGTATGCAGAAGCAACACCTACTGACACGTGGCGAGGAGCCATGTCCCTTCCCCGTGATTTAAGTCTGACACGGACGGAAGACGGCCTTCGAGTCGTTCAAGAACCGGCTAAGGAATTAAAAGCCCTTCAGGGAGAAGGTCAACACTGGACAAACGAGATTGTGTCTGAAGGGACAGGCCTTTTGCAAAATGTGCAAGGGGATTCGGTGGAAATAATAGCCGAATTTGAGGTTAATGACCAAACAACGGCAACTGAATTCGGTCTCGAAGTTCACAAAGGTGAGCATGAGCAAACGACGGTTGGCTATGACGTGCATCACGCACACCTATTCGTTGATCGCTCTGAGTCGGGAGAAACAAATTTACATCATCTTTTTGGAGACAGACAGCATGCCCCTATGTCCCCGATGAATGAAACCGTGAAAATCCACATATTTGTGGATCGCTCATCAGTTGAAGTATTTGGAAATAATGGCACAACAGTATTTACAAATCAAGTTTTTCCTACTGAAAACCATAGCGATATCGATATATATGTACAAGGTGGAGATGTCACGCTAAGATCACTCCACATTTACCCATTAGGCGCAGCGTCATTTACAAGCTTTCCGGAAGGGCCATAG
- a CDS encoding VOC family protein, giving the protein MRKQGVDNTPSDTMIGWAHIAFSTGSEEAVDELTERLKKDGYSVVNGPRVTGDGYYESVVEDPEGNLVELTV; this is encoded by the coding sequence ATGAGGAAACAAGGTGTGGATAACACACCTTCTGATACGATGATAGGCTGGGCGCATATTGCTTTTTCTACAGGTAGTGAAGAGGCTGTCGACGAATTGACTGAACGGCTTAAAAAAGACGGTTACTCTGTTGTAAACGGTCCGCGTGTGACAGGAGACGGTTACTATGAAAGTGTAGTTGAAGATCCAGAAGGGAACCTTGTGGAGTTAACGGTTTAA
- a CDS encoding DUF5391 family protein — translation MLFKHKKFNVMVMSVISAMLFCSVVVLSSLSSLANTGPNANEYGSTGMWAAIVGILIFYIIPLVLYGIGVEAMSYVMATFCGVGILISMTIVGVSVLMLSPSNDNVMLYSVIILGFALILVNIAWFFFAFYSKKDGNKNISHV, via the coding sequence GTGCTTTTTAAACATAAGAAATTCAATGTAATGGTAATGAGTGTGATTTCTGCAATGCTTTTCTGTTCTGTGGTTGTTTTATCCTCCCTTTCTTCTTTAGCTAATACAGGACCAAATGCTAATGAATACGGGAGTACTGGGATGTGGGCAGCGATTGTGGGTATTTTGATATTCTACATCATACCATTAGTATTATATGGAATAGGTGTTGAGGCAATGTCATATGTTATGGCTACATTTTGTGGGGTGGGAATACTAATTAGCATGACAATAGTTGGGGTTAGTGTTCTCATGTTATCTCCGTCTAATGACAATGTTATGTTATATAGTGTCATAATTCTTGGATTTGCATTAATTCTTGTGAACATAGCTTGGTTTTTCTTTGCTTTTTATTCAAAGAAAGATGGAAATAAAAATATAAGCCATGTATAG
- a CDS encoding IS1182 family transposase, which translates to MFKDYNMNQVILPIDLAYKLQENDIAFAVNDLVESIPDEAFNCFYRKTGYPAYHPKMMLKIILCAYTQSVFSGRKIEALLKDSIRMMWLAQGYEPSYRTINRFRVDPDVADLLRQCFIQFRSQLVQKEMIDNDAIFIDGTKIEANANKLTFVWKKSVERYSAGLVEKSNQLYKELLEQDILPAIEQDNLDELSTEELNEIVEKLDERIEEYDNQIEASKDTKVRKQLRSERKTPKQYRKRFKDFVVRKQKYKRDLAILGERNSYSKTDHDATFMRMKDDYMKNGQLKAGYNLQIATEGQYTLAYDIFPNPTDTRTFIPFLNRIEKGFFSLPSYIVADAGYGSEQNYDDILNNRQRTPLITYGMYRKEKKKAYRQHAFNLSNWPYDQENDTFVCPNGKNVTFQYWSKKKDKAGFQRTFKVYECEDCGGCPLRPQCTKAKEGNNRKVYYNEKWENQKAYIREVLSETKKGDIYGKRKVDVEPVFGFLKANLRFTRMSVRGKDKVQNEIGFALMAVNLRKYTVRQSHQSSLLHKNGPIYRMTIIRTVFYLI; encoded by the coding sequence ATGTTTAAAGATTATAACATGAATCAAGTCATTTTGCCGATAGATTTAGCCTATAAATTACAGGAAAATGATATTGCTTTTGCAGTGAATGATTTGGTGGAGTCTATTCCTGATGAAGCTTTTAATTGTTTTTATCGTAAGACGGGCTATCCAGCTTATCATCCGAAGATGATGTTGAAAATCATTTTGTGTGCGTATACCCAGTCTGTGTTTTCCGGAAGAAAAATTGAAGCTTTATTAAAAGACAGTATACGCATGATGTGGCTGGCTCAAGGGTATGAACCAAGTTATCGGACCATTAATCGGTTCAGAGTTGATCCTGATGTGGCGGATTTGCTTCGCCAGTGTTTTATTCAATTCAGATCTCAGCTTGTTCAAAAAGAAATGATTGATAACGACGCTATTTTTATTGATGGTACAAAGATTGAAGCCAATGCCAATAAATTGACGTTTGTCTGGAAAAAATCCGTTGAAAGATACAGCGCCGGTTTAGTGGAGAAATCCAATCAGCTCTATAAGGAACTTCTGGAACAAGATATTTTGCCTGCTATTGAACAGGATAACTTGGATGAACTGTCTACCGAAGAGCTGAATGAGATCGTCGAGAAACTGGACGAACGCATTGAAGAATATGATAACCAGATTGAAGCATCTAAAGACACAAAGGTGCGAAAACAACTCCGATCAGAACGGAAAACTCCCAAACAGTACCGTAAAAGGTTCAAGGATTTTGTGGTCCGTAAACAAAAATATAAACGTGACCTTGCAATCTTGGGAGAGCGAAACAGTTACTCCAAGACAGATCATGACGCGACGTTTATGCGCATGAAAGATGACTACATGAAAAATGGGCAACTGAAAGCCGGCTATAATCTCCAAATTGCGACTGAAGGCCAGTACACACTCGCTTATGACATCTTCCCAAACCCTACTGATACCCGGACTTTTATCCCTTTTTTGAACAGAATTGAAAAAGGCTTCTTTTCGTTGCCTTCGTATATTGTCGCCGATGCCGGTTATGGTAGTGAACAGAATTATGACGACATCTTAAATAACCGCCAACGGACACCTCTCATCACCTACGGTATGTATCGTAAAGAGAAGAAAAAAGCGTACAGGCAACATGCTTTTAATTTAAGTAATTGGCCGTATGATCAGGAGAACGACACGTTTGTCTGTCCCAATGGTAAGAATGTGACATTTCAGTATTGGTCCAAGAAAAAAGATAAAGCCGGCTTTCAACGCACGTTTAAAGTGTATGAATGTGAAGATTGTGGCGGGTGTCCTTTGCGACCACAATGCACAAAGGCCAAAGAGGGAAATAACCGGAAGGTTTATTATAATGAGAAATGGGAGAACCAGAAAGCCTATATTCGAGAAGTGCTTTCGGAAACGAAAAAAGGTGATATCTACGGCAAACGTAAAGTTGATGTAGAGCCAGTCTTCGGATTTCTGAAGGCTAATTTGCGTTTCACCCGGATGTCGGTGAGAGGTAAAGACAAGGTTCAAAATGAAATAGGGTTCGCACTTATGGCGGTGAACTTGAGGAAGTATACCGTCAGACAATCTCATCAATCATCTTTACTACACAAAAACGGTCCGATTTATCGAATGACGATAATTCGGACCGTCTTTTACTTAATTTGA